From Domibacillus sp. DTU_2020_1001157_1_SI_ALB_TIR_016, a single genomic window includes:
- a CDS encoding dihydroorotate dehydrogenase, which translates to MSRLALDLPGLSLKNPVMPASGCFGFGREFSQLFDLSALGAIMIKATTEAPRYGNATPRVAETPGGMLNAIGLQNPGLEKVIANELEWLKQFDVPIIANVAGSQTEDYVQVAKEISKVGNVHALELNISCPNVKTGGIAFGTIPETAKELTKRVKEVSEVPVYVKLSPNVTNIVEMAKAVEDGGADGITMINTLIGMRIDLKTGRPILSNRTGGLSGPAVKPVAIRMVYEVSQQTNLPIIGMGGISNVEDVIEFFLAGADAVAVGTANFVNPFVCPELIAELDQYLEAHNVDHISELKGRSWK; encoded by the coding sequence ATGAGCCGATTAGCACTAGATCTTCCAGGTTTGTCACTTAAAAATCCGGTTATGCCGGCATCCGGCTGCTTCGGGTTTGGCCGCGAATTCAGCCAGCTGTTTGATTTAAGCGCACTTGGGGCCATCATGATCAAAGCAACAACAGAAGCACCGCGTTATGGAAATGCAACACCTCGTGTAGCAGAAACACCGGGCGGTATGCTGAATGCGATCGGGCTTCAAAACCCCGGTTTGGAAAAAGTAATCGCCAATGAACTCGAGTGGCTTAAACAGTTTGACGTGCCGATTATTGCCAATGTAGCCGGCTCGCAAACAGAGGATTACGTTCAAGTAGCCAAAGAGATTTCTAAAGTGGGCAACGTTCATGCATTGGAACTCAATATTTCCTGCCCGAATGTTAAAACAGGCGGAATTGCTTTTGGAACCATACCAGAAACAGCAAAAGAGTTAACAAAACGAGTAAAAGAAGTGTCTGAAGTGCCTGTATATGTAAAGCTGTCGCCTAATGTTACCAATATTGTCGAGATGGCAAAAGCGGTAGAAGACGGCGGCGCAGACGGCATTACAATGATCAACACATTGATTGGCATGCGTATCGACTTGAAAACAGGACGGCCGATTTTATCGAACCGGACAGGCGGTTTGTCAGGTCCAGCCGTAAAACCGGTAGCGATTCGTATGGTGTATGAAGTAAGCCAGCAGACGAATCTGCCAATCATCGGCATGGGCGGTATTTCAAACGTTGAAGATGTGATTGAGTTTTTCTTAGCGGGTGCAGATGCCGTGGCAGTTGGCACAGCAAACTTTGTAAATCCATTTGTCTGCCCGGAATTAATTGCAGAGCTGGATCAGTACTTAGAAGCCCACAATGTAGATCATATTAGTGAATTAAAAGGACGGAGCTGGAAATAA